From Paenibacillus sp. V4I7, one genomic window encodes:
- a CDS encoding extracellular solute-binding protein, whose protein sequence is MKRKLVSIPLSVLLVSSFALAACADGGKSTPAATTGVVESPKATADNKPTAITIMAPLNTAQTPPDTIIKELEKLTNTKLTYQFFPADTYEEKLNTTFATGALPQVTYLKNQATFIQMKSAIRDGQFWEIGPLLKDFPNLSKLKSTTNDNTKVDGKLYTLYRGVDIARQGLIYRKDWADKLGLKPPATTEDLYAMMKAFTENDPDGNGKKDTIGLTDRNDLIYGSFKTVATWFGVPNNWGLKDGKLQPEFMFPEYVATMDYYKKLRDGGLINKDFAATSKTDQQKLFTNGTAGMYIGAMTDVSSLNKDLIKNVPTAVVDVHSMVAGPGGKFAAWALPGYANVVLFPKSATKTEAELKKILAYFDKMMTPEVANVANWGIKDANYNVIDNKAKKLDEEKWTREVKPFTDAAIGDEDTSGRYLGIPTIPAQGKADELKIANLKFAVQDPVAALDSKTNQEKGPQLQEVIKDATNKYIYGTIDKAGFDKAIEDWKSRGGSKIIEEYNAVYKK, encoded by the coding sequence ATGAAGAGAAAATTAGTCTCGATTCCACTTAGCGTTCTGCTCGTTTCCAGCTTTGCGCTGGCAGCTTGCGCAGACGGGGGGAAGTCAACTCCCGCAGCTACGACTGGTGTGGTGGAGTCGCCTAAAGCAACGGCAGACAACAAACCGACGGCGATCACGATTATGGCACCGCTGAACACAGCGCAAACGCCGCCAGATACGATCATTAAAGAACTCGAAAAGTTAACGAACACAAAGTTAACGTATCAATTTTTCCCGGCGGATACGTATGAGGAGAAGCTGAATACAACGTTTGCTACAGGCGCACTGCCGCAAGTCACTTACCTGAAAAACCAGGCGACATTTATTCAGATGAAATCGGCTATTCGTGACGGACAATTCTGGGAAATTGGTCCTCTGCTGAAGGACTTCCCGAACCTGAGTAAATTGAAATCCACGACCAATGATAATACGAAAGTGGATGGCAAGCTTTACACGCTATATCGCGGTGTAGACATTGCTCGTCAAGGTCTCATCTACCGGAAAGATTGGGCGGATAAGCTGGGACTGAAGCCACCTGCAACAACCGAGGATTTGTATGCCATGATGAAGGCGTTCACTGAAAATGATCCTGACGGAAACGGCAAAAAGGATACTATCGGCTTAACGGATCGTAATGATCTCATTTACGGATCATTCAAAACCGTTGCCACTTGGTTCGGCGTACCGAACAATTGGGGTCTTAAAGATGGCAAGCTGCAGCCTGAGTTCATGTTCCCCGAATATGTAGCGACAATGGATTACTACAAGAAGCTGCGTGATGGTGGACTTATCAACAAAGACTTCGCGGCTACAAGTAAAACGGATCAGCAAAAGCTGTTCACCAATGGTACAGCTGGTATGTACATCGGAGCGATGACGGATGTTTCGTCTCTAAACAAGGATTTAATTAAAAACGTGCCTACAGCAGTGGTAGATGTGCATAGTATGGTCGCTGGGCCAGGCGGTAAATTCGCAGCATGGGCACTTCCCGGATATGCGAACGTCGTTCTGTTCCCGAAATCCGCTACGAAAACAGAAGCTGAGTTAAAGAAGATCCTTGCATACTTTGACAAAATGATGACGCCCGAAGTTGCCAACGTTGCAAACTGGGGCATTAAAGATGCTAACTACAACGTAATCGACAACAAAGCGAAGAAGCTGGATGAAGAAAAGTGGACACGTGAAGTTAAGCCTTTCACGGACGCGGCTATTGGTGATGAAGATACTTCCGGCAGATACTTGGGTATTCCTACGATTCCAGCTCAAGGTAAGGCAGACGAACTTAAGATTGCCAATCTGAAGTTTGCTGTGCAGGATCCGGTAGCTGCTCTGGATTCGAAAACGAACCAGGAGAAAGGCCCTCAACTGCAAGAAGTGATCAAAGATGCAACGAATAAATATATCTACGGCACGATCGATAAGGCTGGTTTTGATAAGGCTATTGAAGATTGGAAGAGTCGTGGAGGCAGCAAAATTATTGAGGAATACAACGCTGTTTATAAAAAATAA
- a CDS encoding glycoside hydrolase family 105 protein — translation MTRNSIKSPIEWARAACDSIMSTYTPMELPPAERWHYHQGVFLCGMEMLWEVEQDNRYDAYIQAYVDGLIDENGNLYFARDELDAVQAGLLLFRLEKQTGHSKYRIAADKLRNLLNTLNLTSEGGYWHKDKYAYNMWLDGLYMAGVFSLKYANAYGDIALRSTVLHQEKLMRKYMKDEETGLLYHAWDESRKMPWANAETGCSPEFWGRSLGWYGLAVTQFLDELPADEPGREDLVNSLRDFVHALIRYQDAESGLWYQIVDKGDQPDNWLETSCTNLFVYTIAKAIKHGVVGQECVNAAVKGYEGLIRTLQFDEQERVILPLICIGTSAGDYENYVTRPTSENDLHGVGAFVMACVEMESLMK, via the coding sequence ATGACTCGAAATTCAATTAAATCACCGATCGAATGGGCACGAGCTGCCTGCGATTCAATTATGAGTACTTACACCCCTATGGAGCTCCCGCCTGCTGAGCGGTGGCATTACCACCAAGGTGTTTTCTTATGCGGCATGGAAATGTTGTGGGAGGTTGAACAAGATAATCGCTATGACGCCTACATTCAGGCGTATGTCGATGGTTTGATTGACGAAAACGGCAATCTATATTTCGCACGGGATGAGTTGGATGCGGTTCAAGCGGGACTTTTGTTGTTCCGATTGGAAAAGCAGACAGGACACAGCAAATACCGGATTGCTGCGGATAAGCTGAGAAACTTGCTGAACACGCTGAATCTCACCTCGGAGGGCGGTTACTGGCATAAAGATAAATATGCCTACAACATGTGGTTGGACGGTTTGTATATGGCAGGTGTCTTCTCATTGAAATATGCGAATGCTTACGGAGATATCGCATTGCGCTCCACGGTGCTGCATCAAGAGAAGCTGATGCGCAAATATATGAAAGACGAAGAAACAGGGCTGCTGTACCATGCCTGGGACGAAAGTCGTAAGATGCCATGGGCGAATGCGGAAACCGGCTGTTCACCGGAATTTTGGGGCCGATCACTCGGCTGGTATGGCCTAGCGGTTACACAATTCCTTGATGAGCTCCCAGCGGACGAACCAGGGCGCGAAGATCTAGTTAACTCGCTGCGTGATTTCGTTCATGCGTTGATTCGTTATCAGGATGCGGAGAGCGGATTGTGGTATCAAATCGTTGACAAGGGTGATCAGCCCGATAACTGGTTGGAGACATCCTGTACGAATCTGTTCGTATACACGATTGCCAAAGCAATTAAGCACGGGGTTGTCGGCCAAGAGTGTGTGAACGCAGCAGTGAAGGGATATGAAGGACTTATCCGAACCTTACAGTTCGACGAGCAGGAGCGGGTGATATTACCACTCATCTGTATCGGGACATCAGCTGGCGATTATGAGAACTATGTGACTCGTCCGACTAGTGAGAACGACCTGCATGGCGTTGGCGCATTCGTGATGGCGTGTGTAGAAATGGAGTCACTCATGAAGTGA
- a CDS encoding GerAB/ArcD/ProY family transporter: protein MNQEKIGIKQLFLMMLAFEIGSAVIFALGAEAKQDAWLAVLIGMVLGLILMSVYTKLSGYYPNESLIQIIQKISGKYIGYPLSITYIIYFTSQAARISRDFSDLMISTILVGTPEIFILASFVAVIIYTLRGGFEVFGRMAEMVVPGVLIISLSTWIIVYASGVVDLKQLTPVLGTGIKNVWKESFPALTSLPFGELVVFTMIWPTLKDHAKLKKVGMVAVLTAGVLLSLNIVGMISVLGPQLYSMLNYPLLSTIRMASVADFLERIDAVVILLMVAGGFFKVGVFIYGAAVGTAHLFHLKSYRYVLIPIAAIIAPLGHIMTKTYADHLAIGFKFNMTYVHIPLQFVIPSLLLGAAYFHQKSISHKDPNLRQSQ, encoded by the coding sequence ATGAATCAAGAGAAAATAGGTATCAAACAACTCTTTCTTATGATGTTAGCTTTTGAAATAGGAAGTGCTGTCATTTTTGCGTTAGGAGCGGAAGCTAAACAAGATGCTTGGCTCGCCGTATTAATAGGCATGGTGTTGGGGCTTATTTTAATGTCCGTCTATACCAAATTATCTGGGTATTATCCAAATGAGTCCTTGATCCAAATCATTCAAAAAATTTCTGGTAAGTACATTGGATATCCGCTCAGTATCACTTATATTATTTATTTCACATCTCAAGCTGCAAGGATCAGTCGAGATTTCTCAGATCTTATGATATCTACAATTTTAGTTGGAACCCCAGAAATTTTTATTCTTGCCAGTTTTGTAGCCGTAATTATTTATACGCTCCGCGGTGGTTTCGAAGTGTTTGGACGGATGGCAGAAATGGTGGTTCCCGGTGTTCTGATCATATCCCTTAGCACATGGATCATCGTTTATGCTTCAGGAGTAGTTGACCTGAAACAGCTTACACCTGTACTCGGTACAGGAATAAAAAACGTATGGAAGGAATCATTCCCAGCCCTTACCAGTCTTCCTTTTGGGGAATTAGTTGTATTCACGATGATTTGGCCGACGTTAAAAGATCATGCAAAGCTTAAAAAGGTGGGGATGGTTGCAGTTTTGACAGCAGGCGTTTTATTATCCCTTAATATAGTAGGTATGATCTCCGTTCTTGGACCTCAGTTGTACAGTATGTTAAATTATCCTCTTTTATCAACGATACGAATGGCCTCGGTGGCTGATTTTCTCGAGCGGATCGATGCCGTAGTTATTCTGCTAATGGTAGCAGGGGGATTTTTCAAAGTTGGTGTTTTCATCTATGGTGCCGCAGTTGGAACAGCTCATTTATTTCATTTGAAAAGTTACCGCTACGTTCTTATTCCGATTGCAGCGATTATTGCCCCTCTTGGTCATATCATGACCAAAACATATGCCGATCACCTAGCTATAGGTTTTAAATTTAACATGACCTATGTTCATATTCCCTTACAATTTGTAATACCCAGTTTGTTACTGGGAGCAGCTTACTTTCACCAAAAGTCAATATCGCACAAAGATCCTAATTTACGACAAAGCCAATAA
- a CDS encoding carbohydrate ABC transporter permease gives MVEDKTLGGRMFGIINYLLLTIIGLITLIPFVHVVAGSFTTSAEMAAKKFVIIPTDWSIEAYRFIFSTNTIFKAMGVSIGTTLMGTIISMFITALMAYGLSRKDVDGRKVIMFLVVFTMLFHGGLVPTFLVVKELGMIDTYASLILPTAISAFNLIILKNFFQNIPEGLEESAKIDGCSDFGILFRIVLPLSMPAIATISLFYAVTYWNTYLSAILYLNESAKWPIQVLLRQIVVLASGMDVSADLDSVTPPPAQSIKMAVIVVATLPILCVYPFLQKHFAKGAMIGSIKG, from the coding sequence ATGGTTGAAGATAAAACGTTAGGCGGCAGAATGTTTGGCATTATCAATTATTTGTTATTAACGATTATTGGCTTAATTACACTGATCCCTTTTGTCCACGTCGTGGCAGGTTCGTTTACGACAAGTGCGGAAATGGCAGCCAAGAAATTTGTCATCATTCCGACGGACTGGAGCATAGAAGCCTATCGATTTATTTTCTCGACAAACACGATTTTCAAAGCAATGGGCGTATCGATTGGCACCACACTTATGGGAACGATCATCAGTATGTTTATCACCGCTTTGATGGCGTACGGTTTGTCCCGTAAAGATGTGGATGGCAGAAAAGTCATTATGTTTCTGGTTGTATTTACAATGCTGTTTCACGGTGGTTTGGTTCCGACGTTCCTCGTTGTGAAGGAATTGGGCATGATCGACACATATGCTTCGTTGATTCTTCCAACTGCCATTAGTGCATTTAATTTAATCATTTTGAAAAATTTCTTTCAAAACATCCCAGAGGGACTCGAAGAGTCTGCCAAGATCGATGGATGCAGTGACTTTGGTATTTTGTTTCGCATTGTGCTGCCCTTATCAATGCCAGCAATCGCAACGATCTCCTTATTCTACGCCGTCACGTATTGGAACACGTATCTTAGCGCGATTCTTTACTTGAATGAGAGTGCAAAGTGGCCGATTCAGGTCCTCCTCAGACAAATTGTCGTGCTCGCCAGCGGGATGGATGTCAGTGCGGATTTGGATAGTGTCACACCGCCTCCTGCACAATCGATTAAGATGGCTGTTATCGTCGTTGCAACTCTACCGATCTTGTGTGTGTATCCGTTCTTGCAAAAGCACTTTGCTAAAGGGGCTATGATCGGTTCCATTAAGGGATAA
- a CDS encoding sugar ABC transporter permease has protein sequence MQEVNAAQRVVARKQSSEMGRRIWKNKWIYVMLLPGVLYFLVFKYIPMYGLIISFQNYKPFKGISGSEWVGFEHFQRLFTEPDFLNILSNTLILFGMNLLFYFPVPILLALMLNEVKGDLFKKTFQTIVYLPHFMSWVIIVSISFVMLTMDGGIINDIIEYFGFEKINFLLAPEWFRPTYILQVIWREAGWGTIIYLAAIASIDPGLYEAARMDGAGRIRQMWHITLPAIRSVIIVLLILKIGDVLELGFEHVYLLLNSMNRNVAEIIDTYVYTAGLKQGQFSYSAAIGLFKSFIGLALVMIVNRIAKKMGEEGVY, from the coding sequence ATGCAGGAAGTGAATGCAGCACAACGTGTGGTGGCTAGGAAACAAAGCAGTGAGATGGGTAGACGTATATGGAAAAATAAATGGATCTATGTCATGCTGCTGCCCGGAGTCTTATATTTTCTCGTTTTTAAATATATCCCTATGTACGGGCTTATCATTTCGTTTCAGAATTATAAACCGTTTAAAGGGATTAGCGGGAGTGAATGGGTAGGTTTCGAACATTTTCAGCGATTATTTACAGAGCCTGATTTCTTGAATATTTTAAGCAATACGTTAATTTTATTCGGCATGAATCTCTTGTTTTATTTCCCAGTTCCGATTCTTTTAGCGCTTATGCTGAATGAGGTCAAAGGGGATCTTTTCAAAAAAACGTTTCAAACGATTGTCTATTTGCCACATTTTATGTCCTGGGTGATTATCGTCTCGATCAGCTTCGTTATGCTGACCATGGACGGCGGTATTATTAATGATATTATTGAGTATTTTGGATTCGAAAAGATTAATTTCTTGTTGGCTCCGGAGTGGTTTAGACCCACTTATATTCTTCAAGTGATCTGGAGAGAAGCAGGCTGGGGTACGATTATTTATCTGGCGGCGATTGCTTCCATTGATCCTGGGCTCTATGAAGCTGCGCGTATGGATGGTGCAGGACGAATTCGACAAATGTGGCATATAACATTGCCTGCTATACGCAGTGTGATCATAGTCTTGTTAATATTGAAAATTGGCGATGTTCTCGAACTCGGTTTTGAACATGTCTACTTGCTGCTTAACTCAATGAACCGAAATGTTGCTGAGATCATTGATACTTATGTATATACGGCAGGGTTAAAACAAGGCCAGTTCAGTTACAGTGCTGCGATCGGATTGTTTAAATCGTTTATCGGACTTGCTTTGGTTATGATTGTTAATCGAATCGCGAAGAAGATGGGCGAGGAAGGCGTTTATTAA